A single region of the Larus michahellis chromosome W, bLarMic1.1, whole genome shotgun sequence genome encodes:
- the LOC141735558 gene encoding dnaJ homolog subfamily B member 5-like isoform X2 yields MGKDYYKILGIQSGANEDEIKKAYRKMALKYHPNKNRDPNAEEKFKEIAEAYDVLSDPKKQAVYDEYGEEGLKTGGGSSGSSGNTFHYTFHGDPHAAFASFFGGSNPFDIFFASSCSRVFNGFDQEDMDIDYDDDPFSAFGRFGFNSINGVHRRHQEFLYTQRKVQDPPVIHELKVSLEEIYHGSTKRMKITRRRLNADGRTMRTEDKILNIVIKRGWKEGTKITFPKEGDATPDNIPADIIFILKDKPHSHFKRDGTNMIYTANISLKECIHIWKRAQILCRNKRKPKFAGMSLVPACSHR; encoded by the exons ATGGGGAAGGACTATTACAAGATTTTGGGCATCCAGTCTGGTGCCAATGAGGATGAAATCAAGAAAGCCTACCGGAAAATGGCCCTGAAGTATCACCCCAATAAGAATAGAGACCCCAATGCCGAGGAGAAGTTCAAGGAGATTGCGGAGGCTTACGACGTCCTGAGTGACCCCAAGAAACAAGCTGTTTATGATGAGTATGGTGAGGAAG GTCTCAAAACTGGAGGTGGCTCTTCAGGTAGCTCAGGGAACACTTTCCACTACACCTTCCATGGAGACCCCCATGCCGCCTTTGCATCCTTCTTTGGAGGCTCCAACCCTTTTGATATCTTCTTTGCTAGCAGCTGCTCACGGGTGTTCAATGGTTTTGACCAGGAAGATATGGATATTGATTATGATGATGACCCTTTCAGTGCCTTCGGTCGGTTTGGCTTCAACAGCATTAACGGGGTTCACCGGCGGCACCAGGAGTTCCTGTACACACAGAGAAAGGTCCAGGACCCACCTGTcatccatgagctcaaggtgtcCCTGGAAGAGATCTACCATGGTTCCACCAAGAGGATGAAGATAACCCGCAGAAGGCTCAATGCTGATGGCCGGACCATGCGGACTGAGGACAAGATCCTAAACATTGTCATCAAACGGGGTTGGAAGGAGGGAACCAAAATCACATTCCCCAAAGAAGGGGACGCCACCCCAGACAACATCCCTGCTGACATCATCTTCATCCTCAAGGACAAGCCTCACTCGCACTTCAAGAGGGATGGGACGAACATGATCTACACTGCAAACATCAGTCTTAAAGAG tgtattcACATTTGGAAGAGAGCCCAGATCCTCTGTAGGAACAAGAGAAAACCCAAGTTTGCTGGCATGAGTTTGGTCCCTGCTTGTTCTCATAGATGA
- the LOC141735558 gene encoding dnaJ homolog subfamily B member 5-like isoform X1: MGKDYYKILGIQSGANEDEIKKAYRKMALKYHPNKNRDPNAEEKFKEIAEAYDVLSDPKKQAVYDEYGEEGLKTGGGSSGSSGNTFHYTFHGDPHAAFASFFGGSNPFDIFFASSCSRVFNGFDQEDMDIDYDDDPFSAFGRFGFNSINGVHRRHQEFLYTQRKVQDPPVIHELKVSLEEIYHGSTKRMKITRRRLNADGRTMRTEDKILNIVIKRGWKEGTKITFPKEGDATPDNIPADIIFILKDKPHSHFKRDGTNMIYTANISLKEALCSCTVNIPTVEGRVIPLPCNDIIKPGTVKRLHGERLPFPKAPSQRGDLIVEFKIHFPDRIVPQMRQILKQHLPCS, encoded by the exons ATGGGGAAGGACTATTACAAGATTTTGGGCATCCAGTCTGGTGCCAATGAGGATGAAATCAAGAAAGCCTACCGGAAAATGGCCCTGAAGTATCACCCCAATAAGAATAGAGACCCCAATGCCGAGGAGAAGTTCAAGGAGATTGCGGAGGCTTACGACGTCCTGAGTGACCCCAAGAAACAAGCTGTTTATGATGAGTATGGTGAGGAAG GTCTCAAAACTGGAGGTGGCTCTTCAGGTAGCTCAGGGAACACTTTCCACTACACCTTCCATGGAGACCCCCATGCCGCCTTTGCATCCTTCTTTGGAGGCTCCAACCCTTTTGATATCTTCTTTGCTAGCAGCTGCTCACGGGTGTTCAATGGTTTTGACCAGGAAGATATGGATATTGATTATGATGATGACCCTTTCAGTGCCTTCGGTCGGTTTGGCTTCAACAGCATTAACGGGGTTCACCGGCGGCACCAGGAGTTCCTGTACACACAGAGAAAGGTCCAGGACCCACCTGTcatccatgagctcaaggtgtcCCTGGAAGAGATCTACCATGGTTCCACCAAGAGGATGAAGATAACCCGCAGAAGGCTCAATGCTGATGGCCGGACCATGCGGACTGAGGACAAGATCCTAAACATTGTCATCAAACGGGGTTGGAAGGAGGGAACCAAAATCACATTCCCCAAAGAAGGGGACGCCACCCCAGACAACATCCCTGCTGACATCATCTTCATCCTCAAGGACAAGCCTCACTCGCACTTCAAGAGGGATGGGACGAACATGATCTACACTGCAAACATCAGTCTTAAAGAG gCCTTATGCAGCTGCACTGTGAACATTCCCACCGTTGAAGGGCGGGTGATCCCACTGCCCTGCAATGACATCATCAAGCCAGGGACAGTGAAGAGACTGCATGGGGAGAGGCTGCCCTTCCCCAAGGCCCCCAGCCAGCGAGGAGACTTGATTGTGGAGTTCAAAATCCACTTCCCGGACAGAATAGTTCCCCAGATGAGACAGATCCTCAAGCAGCACCTCCCGTGCTCCTAG